TAGTGCACATCTAGTTAGAaattgaaatatatttttatatgtgcttAGAACCTTAATttttagaacacccaattcacacccctcccccctccttAGCTACAGGGTGTCAGGGTCCCTTAAATAAGCACCAGCTAGAAAAAAGAATTGTGCTGGCGGTTATTGTAACCATACCGCCATCACAACAAACACTTGCCAGCACAAATAGGCATTTGTGCTGGTAGAAGGTTGCTGCAGGTGTGGAACCCGCAAGCACAAACCTCTTTTGGCTGCCAACATAAAGCTTTGTAGGTGCACACCACATCATCCCCGAGACGCTGATGGTCGCGTGTGGACTGAATTAATTAGTCAGCAATAGGTGCACATGATTTGAGGTTACTTTATGTTTTTCTTAATAACGCATGGGTAATTTTACAATTATGTATACAGTACCGAAGTGAATATGCTTGTCGCTTAGAATGACTGTACTTGAGACTTGACTCTCTTCAACGAGACGATCTACAGGCCAAAGCAGAGCAAACTACAAGAAGTTAGATAAAAAGCCAATTGACTAGCCTGCTCATCAAATTAAACTGCTCATCACTGATTACTGATGGGTTTGTCGCAACTGATGTTTTTTTATATGTGTTCTCTCAAGCTCTGTCAGCATTTACGAACAGAGCCAGCTCATCTGAATTCTACTGGAGCAATGCCCCAATGGAACTAGCAGAATATGCATGTCAGCAAGATGTGGTAAAAAGCGAGAAAAACTTTACtgaaaatatgaaacaaaacgAGGAGGACAGCATAATATTCCTATTCTCAGCTGGGGCGTCTACGTCGACGATGCTGACAAGGAAGGTGTTGAGGATGTCCTCCATGTCGTAGGACGCCTCCCTGACCTCGCTAGCCCACAGCCAGACTTGTGGATCCAGCTGCTCTGGCGGCACCTCACCCACCTTGCTTAGAGCCGTCTCCGCACTTTCGAGCTCATGTTTCAGAGACTCGATCTTTTCAGGCAGGCCCTTCTGCAGCTTGTACTCCTCATGGAGCAGCTCGCCGAGCTTGCCGATGACGCTGCCCACTGCCCCGGCCACAAGATCCATGCCTAGCTAGCTCTTGAGATGAAAAAATAAGCTTGGCATGTGCAGAGCTAATATAACATGTAAACACCTGCAAGCATACAAGGCCATTGACAGTAAACACGTGATAGAAATATGTAGAAATATCGCTGTATAGACAGTGTATACATGTAGGAAGGAAGTGACGAAAATGAAGATTTTAATGCCAAACACATAGCTGAAATTAAAGGTTCCTGTAATAAACACATAtcaaatatggatgaaaaagtgatCACAATCGAATAAAGATAGCTAAGCACTGGTGGACTCGTAGGTTAATTACTAACTGGAGGGACGGGGCTAATGAAAATGAAGATTCTAATGCCAAACACATAGCTCAAACTGATGACTATGGACTCACCAAGTTGACACAAGTGCAATCAAATATCAATATATATGTGTAAGAACGGTAGCAAGGTGGTAGCAGTGTGTCACTGATACTAGATCTAGATCATATGAAATGGGAAGCcaccagaaaagaaaaaataaggcGACTAAGGACAATTcattcaaaagaaagaaagaaatatagATCGAGGCCATTAAGCAAGAATTATAGATAAGATATGGGGAGCCAAATTAAAGTCACGCACCTTGCTGGTTCAGATCTTCGATTGTGCTTGAGGAAAGAATAAAGGATTGATGGGTAGTTGAGTTCAAGATGAAGGATTGTACTCCACCTGGAGCAGCTCTCCGAGCTTGCCGATGACCCTGCCCACCGCCCCGGCCACAAGATCCAATATCCTCTGCCGGCCAGAATAGGATGTTGGCCGCTCCAATGATGACTTATCAGCTGGACTACAAGACAACAGACAAGTCAGACAAGAAGAAGGTGGAGTCCAAGATGCGCCTCCAAGCTTGTCCAAGATGCGCCTCCAATGGCTTGGTGCCAACCAGCTAGCATAAGGTAGTACTCCAAAACTTGTCGTTTTCTTTCCAGTAGTTATCGGATCAGCTCATCATCTGTCACAACTCTGTTCTCTGTCGTTTTCTTTCCAGTAGTTATACTGCAGCCGCGGCTGACATGTATAGATCACAAAAAGGCACAAGATGTTGGAGAATCTGTGCAGTACTATGTCACCGGAAATGAAGACCAAAGTGAGCAAACGGATCCATGGTGCGAAATTAAGGCCGAACTGAAGTAGTAGCATCAGTTTTTACATGACGCTACTTCGTTGCTAAACAGATGAGCTCCCGCCCATCTAGCATTCAGTACTACTTCACAGCCAACATCTAGTTGTTCTACTCTTGTAGATTAACAAACGAATTATCTTCCACAAGTATAGGAAACGAATTATCTTTCATAAAAGTATTTCAAAATTAATATTACTCCGAATGGGTCGTTTTGGCTCTTCaactagatatacactatgtgcagatgcataataatatctatgatcTTAGAAAGGTtaaaaatgatctacaatttggaacggagggagtaacatagaataaataaaagaaaccaGAGGCCCTACACCCCTGCTGAAGCAGGGTAGTATTGCTCAACTTTGTCGTCAGATATCCATTCTGTTTGGTTCGTTTCTTCCGTGTTTCAAGCAAGTGTACACAAGAACTTAGGAGAGCAGAAGTTTGCGCGGTTGCCTCTTTAGCAGACGTCAGAATGTCTGAGTGAGGCGAAACAGACAATTGTTGGGGATCCACAAAAAAGGTTATCACCCTCAACCGTGTTTGAGTCTTAACTCGCCTGGCCATCGCGTAAAAGCCTCTAGCTTCGGACAGCTGCTGCGGTACGTTAGCTTCGGGTAGGACCGAAACCGGCATTCTCTCCGAAGTTAAGGAACTGACTAACGGGTAAAGCAACCTCGCTGTGAAGATTCCTTGTCTTTTGTGTGCAGGAGGAAAGGTGAATCACCTCGTCATAACGACTAGCCAACAAAGCAAAAGACAGGCGAAAGCACGGGAGAGCTCCCCACATGAAGCCTCAGCGAAGCCGACTGCGCCTGAGCTTCGGACGGCCAAAGCTACCGAGGTTACGCCCGACTTCGGTGACGAGGTCAAGGTGCATGGGGACGTGAACGACATAAGAGCGTGATTTGCATGACCTTGTGAGAGCGCAAATCACGAGGCTGTCAAACGGCAAAGAAAATATGATGTACTAAAGATCAAATTGTAAAGCATATTTTGGAAATGTAGTGATTGAGTAGGGACAAATGTGTAATAGGAAATGTTGTCTCAGGCACTGTAAAAGGAGGGATTCACCCCATGTAAGGACTTACTTGCACTGCATTTATGAAATAACCGCTGAACAGTTGAGGAATTAATTTGTGGATTCGTTTCGCCTGCTTTTTGACCGAAGTTAAGTGATTTGGATCCTACTGACTCCcagacactactagaaaactcggtattagtaccggttcgtagggtgcatatcttccgaaaatgcatccagaattaatccgtcgagataaagggggtcttttatcacggATCCCAAAACAAGGATATAAGatccccttttagtcccggttggcatTAACAACCGGGAGAAAACGGTCGCCACGCCAGGGGCTGCCTCccaccccttttatcctggttggtaataccaaccgggactaaatggttttgcaaaaaaaaattacaaaaataaaaaaaatatcgaACCCATTTGTCACacaaaatatgcgcgtgcgcggtccgtgggattcgaacccatgaactcaagcctcgcgtgtagcttcgttgccatcccacctacacaacacatatatttatataggggatgctatccttttgtattaactcatggaggaccctttagtaacaccaaccgggattaaagacctcatttaatcccggttggtaataccaaccgggataaaaaggttcgagggatttagtcctttcCCAGCCACACATGAGGGACccttttttatcccggttggaaacaccaatcgggataaaaatggtccgagggctttattcttttttcagccacccgtgggggacctttttatcccggttggagttttcaaccgggactaaagaacccccttttatcctggttgctttagtcccgagtggtaataccaaccgggactaaagggtgaccttttagtcccggttgatcttaccaactgggattaaagggtCCCCTGCgtgtgcctgaatttttcaaccagaactaaaggatctccacgggtggctgattttttgaaccgggactaaaaggttccctttagtcccgattgcaaataccaaccgggagtaaagtgtagcgcacccccttttcgcccgggccgaaattaaaccgagactaaagggggtggtatctaaagttagttctctagtagtgagtGTTTGAGTACGAGCGAGGCTCGGACTCAACAACAATCCTCAATGCTTGAGTTTGGTTCTGGCACCTGCACCAGGTTACTTGTAGACACAAATATGTTGCTTTTTCTTGCTCTTGATCACACAAAACACACACTTTGTAGACACAAATGTACAATACCTAGTCAATTTATAGTTACAAGTAGCCAACAATCACCAACTATAGTCAATTTATAGTTACAAGCATGCCGCTGCCACTACCACCACAAGTATAGTTGCCTGCTTGTCGTCGACCACCGCCGCAGATTCTTGTCGTCGACCACCACAAGTATCTCCGGTTATCCAGTTACTACTGACCATCAAGGACTTGTCAAAGCAGCATTCCACTCACGCTCTAGGCATACAGATATATTTGACAATACGATGCCCGTCTGCATCTGTGCCTAGTCAAATTAAATGAAAGCTTTCATCCCTGTTGACGGCACAAATATTTGACGAATTAGCAACGATGCATGGAGATTCCATGGATACAGACAAGGAATAGGAGTACAAACAACAGATGGGAATCTAGAAACAATTAACTTTCGGCATAGAGGAAGAATAATGCGAGTTACCTGAACGCATAGGCTATCTTTCCATCAAGACGTGCAGTCTTCAATCTTCATCTGAATCTTCTTCGACGTAGTTGATGTCATGCTTGGTGATATGGCTGATCTTCTCACACTCGGAGGAGCTACCTGAAATAATGGAATCATGCAGCTCCTTGCTACAAATCAACTTGAGGAACCTTGGATTCACACAAGGTAGGTATCCAGGAAGTCTCTCTATGGTGCCGTCCTCCAGctctatgctgtcgagtacaGGGACACCTTGCAACACCTCCAGCTTCGGGCAGCGGACAATCCTAATCTTGTGCAATCTGGAGATGCCGCTAATCCTCTTGAGCTTGGGGCAGTCAAACACGACAAGTTTCACAACAGAAGTGAAGTTCTCCACAGATGTCAGGTTGTTCAGCTCCCTCAGTGTCAGCTCTCTTAGAGCATGCCTCTTGTTGTTGGCAAGCCCCGGTGGAAAACAGCTCAGCTTGCATTTTATGATCTTCAGACCCTCGAGAGCCTGCATGGCCATGGTGCCTGCAGTCTGCTCCTCCCAGTCCCACTCCTCCCATTCGCACAAGCCTTTCAGATAAAGATGTGTCAGATTAGGAAATGCAGCTGATGTAGATGCAGTGACGCCTCCACCCACagtcgaggaagaggatgatgccTGAAATTCGGACCCGACGCTCTTGATGGCTGGTGCATCTATAATGTCCAACACTTTCAGACTAGGGAGCTGAGACAAACCATCAGGGAGTTTGGTGCAGCAAGGCAGGTCCTCCAGATACAAAATGCTCAAGCTCTTAAATGCACATGCTTCCACTACCATCATCCAATTTGGTAGTGTGCGACCAAAGTATCCTTGAATAATTAAATGGTGAATGCGGGGTGGTGGGCAGAGCTTCTCTAATACCTCTTCCActacttgctgctgctgcttctcgaTCTCATCCCTCAATTCCATGCATGCGCTGTTACTCCATTGTAATTCCAAGTACTCAAGGTGCTCTTTGCTGCTAATCCTGGCCATTTCAGCCAATGAGCTGGCAGATACATTCTCGAGACCATGTAAAGTAAGCCTCCTAAGCTTAGAAAGAGGCCGTATCTCTTCCAAGCTGCACCAGCGCCCATCCATATCCATGTGTACCCGAAACCCACCAAGTAACCTTAGATTTCTTAACCCACCAAACTCCTTGGGTATTACCACATTGGGATTCAAACCATACATATCAAGAGTTCTAAGATGCACCAGTTGTATAATGGTTCTAGGAAGATTCTCCAAATGTACAGAGCCTCGAACCACAATATGCTGTAGGAACTTCATATTGTCGATGTCGTCTGGCAGCCTAGATATATTTGTGTCCTCTAATCCAAGTATCTTAGGTGCCTCAACTGACATATGGAACCAACCAACCTATCACAATCTCCACCATGTATAAACAATACCCTTAGGATAGAGAAACTATTCAATGACAATTCAGGTACCAGACTCTTAATCTTGGAACTTATAAATAATGTTCTTACTGACTCTTGTTTTTGTAGAGCAGCCAATCTAGGTACCAGACTGGTTGGTCCTATGGACAAGCGACGAACAAGACTATCATTACTACCACCGGCAACTTGCATGTCCTGCACCACAACCGACTCTTCTCTTGCAATAAATTCAGCAAAGGAGCGCACCACATCATGCATTGTGCATCTGTATGTCCCTTGCCGTTCTATAAGATTCCTGGTGATTAACTCCTGGTAGTGCTCGGCTGCTATTTCTTCTAGTTGGTCATCATGTGAACTACTTCGGTCCGTGTGAGGTTGGATGAATCCCTCACTAATCCACATGGGAATAACACGACGCCACAAAATACTTGTACCTTTTGGGAAAAGTGAACAGTAAAGGAAGCACTGCTTCTGCTGGGAAGATAAATCCTCATAACTCAAATAGATTCGGCTGTCCAGCTCCTTGGGCAATCCAACTACTGACCATGCATGATGGTTCAAAACAGCCTCCCACTCACGCTCACTTCTGGACCTCGTGCTTAGCAATCCTCCCATCACTTTGACAGCAAGCGGTAAGCCATCACACTTTCTGATAATTTTCATCCCGACATCTCTTAGGTAATCAGTTCCAACTACCTGTCAACAAACCAGAC
This genomic window from Setaria viridis chromosome 8, Setaria_viridis_v4.0, whole genome shotgun sequence contains:
- the LOC140223550 gene encoding uncharacterized protein; amino-acid sequence: MKFLQHIVVRGSVHLENLPRTIIQLVHLRTLDMYGLNPNVVIPKEFGGLRNLRLLGGFRVHMDMDGRWCSLEEIRPLSKLRRLTLHGLENVSASSLAEMARISSKEHLEYLELQWSNSACMELRDEIEKQQQQVVEEVLEKLCPPPRIHHLIIQGYFGRTLPNWMMVVEACAFKSLSILYLEDLPCCTKLPDGLSQLPSLKVLDIIDAPAIKSVGSEFQASSSSSTVGGGVTASTSAAFPNLTHLYLKGLCEWEEWDWEEQTAGTMAMQALEGLKIIKCKLSCFPPGLANNKRHALRELTLRELNNLTSVENFTSVVKLVVFDCPKLKRISGISRLHKIRIVRCPKLEVLQGVPVLDSIELEDGTIERLPGYLPCVNPRFLKLICSKELHDSIISGSSSECEKISHITKHDINYVEEDSDED